DNA from Deinococcus betulae:
CGCACAGCCACGCCCCATGAGCGAGGCCACCGCCCAGCGCATTGACCAGGAAGTGAGCGCCCTGATTGACACTGCCGCCACCCGCGCCCGCGCCCTGGTGGCCGAACACATTGGCCGCGTGCATACCATCGTGGAGGTCCTGCTGACCCGCGAAACCCTGAGCGGCGAGGAATTCAGCGCGCTGCTGGCTGGGCATGAACTGGAGCCGCTGCCACCCGCCGCGCCCGTCCCCAGTAGTCTGCCGGGGTAAACAGCGCAGGTTGCCGAATGCTTGACAGAACAATGCCCCCTGGCCGTCAACCAGGGAGGCCACTTGGAAAGTCGGTTTAGTGCGTGGGAGCAGGCGCGCTGTCGGCTAGCCGGAAAGACCAGTGCTGGAAACCATTGGCGCGGTTGCTGCCCGTCACGGTCAGGGCGCTGGACGAGCCGGTCAGACTACCGCCGCCGGTAAAGGTGTCAAAGTTGCGCGGTCCACCCTGTGCCCGGCTGGCTTTCCACCGCACCTGCGGGTTAGTGGGGTCGCAGCTGGCCACAGTCACGCGCGCGCCCGCGCCTTGAGTGGCAAACAGAGTCCAGCTGAGGCACTGCAAAGTCTCGCGGTTGCGCAGCATAAAGACCTCTTTGTGCTGATCTGTGCCGGGTAGGAACAGTCGTTCCCACTGCTGCAAGCGGTTGGCAGCGTTGCAGGCCGCCATAGCAGGAAGCTGCCCGGACACCGCGCTGTCAATGCACTTGCTGGTAGGCTCGTTGCGTGTCAGCAAGTAACGGATGGGCGGTGGTGGGCCGGGCTCAGGGGTTTCCGTGGGAGGCTCAGGCAACTTCTCTAGGCTGATTTCAATCGTCGGGTTGCTGGAGGCCTGAAAGTATTGTTCACCTTTCAGGCGAACGGCTCCGTAAAACACTTCAGCCGCCGCCAAGCACTTCACCTGATCAATGATATTGAAGTCATCACAGATGAACCGCATGTGTTCAAGCATCTGATCGTCAACGACTTTGCGGTAATTCTCGTTCCGAAGAGCTGGATAGAACTTGACATTCCGGTACCCAAAATCGTGTTGCACACAAGCCGGATGGAAGTAGAGACTCCAGATGGTGAAGACCGGCGAACTGCAACCATCGGCCGTCCAATCAAACAGCGGATAGGTCGTCTGAAGAACTGGGAGATCCGCAGCGAACGTATTGGTTACGACGATGCTGTTGTAGTCGTTCTGAGGATAAGGGGCAGGGGGCGCCGCCTGAGCCTGAAAGGGCGCCGCATTGGCGACTGGAAGTTCCGCTGTTCCACACGCAGCTAGTGTGAGCAGCAAGGAGACCGAGAGAGCGGGCAGGACAAATCGGGTAGTCATAGGAACCTCACTTCACGAATGAACCGGCCATCTGCAGATTCGGGAAGGAGGTTAAAAGACCCTCTGGGACAGAGAGGGAACAAAGGTTGAACAGAGCAGGAACAAACCCGCCTGCACCTGCCTCTGCCAGCGCCTCTTCTGAACCAACGTGGCCCGAGAGGCCATCTCGGCTCAGCTGGTTTCGTCCTCCTCCGGGTCACGGGTCTGGACGGGTTGAACAGGGGCATGTTGGCGGTCCTGAGTGGCGCGCGGGTCGCTTTTCAGGTCCTCGCGGGTCAGCTTGATTTCGATGGGCCCGCCACCAAAGTTCAGGCTGCGCTGCGGAAAAGGAATCTCGATGCCGGCCTCGTCCATCGCAATCTTGATGCGGCGGTTAAATTCGCGGCCAATGGCGTACTGACTTTTGGGCTGCACCTTAAACAGCGCGCGCAGCGTCACGCCGTCGGGGGCCAGCCGCGTAACACCCTGCACCTCGGGCGCTTCCAGGAAAAAGCCCTTCCATTCTTCTTCCTCGTAGATCTCGGTGCTGACGGCCTCCAAGACGCGCAGAGCGTCGTCAATGCTGGCGGCGTAGGTCACATCCACAGTGGCAACCACCCGCGACCAGTCCTTGCTGCTGACACTGACCGTCAGAATCTGCCCGTTGGGAATGATATGGACGGTGCCGTCCAGCGCCCTCAGGGCAGTCACGCGCAAATTGACCCGCTCCACGTTGCCTGAAAGTAGGCCGTTATTCACACTGATGACGTCCCCGACCCCATACTGGTCTTCCAGCAGGATAAAAAAGCCGTTGAATACGTCTTTGATCAGGCTCTGGGCCCCAAATCCCACCGCCAGGCCCAGCACCGAGACCCCGGCCAGCAAACTGGTGGCGTTCAGCCCCAGCGCCTGCAGAGCGGCAATCAGCCCGATGATGACCACCACTACCCGCAAAGTGCTTTCCACCACGCCCTTCAGGGTCTGCACCCTCACCGTGCGGCGGCTGAATTCCTCGGCAGGCACGATGCGCCCGGTCAGCGCCCCAATCAGATGCCAGGCAATCATGGCCAGGGCCACGACCACCACCAGTTGGCCCGCTGTATGGCGGAAGCCGGCGGCGATATCACGCCCCAGCTCGAATAGCAGCGGCACGCTGGGCAGATAGGCCACGTAGGTCGCCACCGCCAGCCAGCTCAGGGCCACACCTAGCCCCCACACCCAGTTCAGGGGCGCCACCAGACGGCGC
Protein-coding regions in this window:
- a CDS encoding mechanosensitive ion channel family protein, which translates into the protein MLAELSVQIVKPQVWVGLALTAVAAYAIYRFGRLLIRLLEPHMPRRLVAPLNWVWGLGVALSWLAVATYVAYLPSVPLLFELGRDIAAGFRHTAGQLVVVVALAMIAWHLIGALTGRIVPAEEFSRRTVRVQTLKGVVESTLRVVVVIIGLIAALQALGLNATSLLAGVSVLGLAVGFGAQSLIKDVFNGFFILLEDQYGVGDVISVNNGLLSGNVERVNLRVTALRALDGTVHIIPNGQILTVSVSSKDWSRVVATVDVTYAASIDDALRVLEAVSTEIYEEEEWKGFFLEAPEVQGVTRLAPDGVTLRALFKVQPKSQYAIGREFNRRIKIAMDEAGIEIPFPQRSLNFGGGPIEIKLTREDLKSDPRATQDRQHAPVQPVQTRDPEEDETS